The following proteins are co-located in the Triticum aestivum cultivar Chinese Spring chromosome 1A, IWGSC CS RefSeq v2.1, whole genome shotgun sequence genome:
- the LOC123046338 gene encoding uncharacterized protein, with translation MPLRHMLLQARQRWSQQPPQLSELLHIFRSLSILPSGASAAPSNRSPRQIQLPQTLPCSNANPLGAGFHIDVVDDDLWPTSFGFSSDPMTGDECLDTFQEHGEEQVHDSDDEIDDMRHRKQLFYKLDRGSKEFEEYNLPLRRRWKRDKPNAKNPSDCEKVEPDKPARLKVPKLKEEPAVHKDDIVEVKRDRVPTFNQMTDPYHHPFCLDIHVSKGSVRACFVHRVTSRVVSVAHSISKDMKFDLGSRKGIKACVAVGALLAKRAIEDDIHNAIYTPRKGDKIEGKIEVVLRGIIENGVDVKVKLKQRRKLTKNAPVVQQGGESR, from the exons ATGCCACTTCGGCACATGCTTCTCCAAGCGCGGCAGCGCTGGTCTCAGCAGCCTCCGCAGCTCTCCGAGCTCCTGCATATCTTCCGCTCGCTCTCTATTCTACCATCCGGAGCCTCTGCCGCGCCATCCAACCGCTCTCCTAGGCAAATTCAGCTGCCCCAAACCTTGCCTTGCTCCAATGCCAACCCACTTGGCGCCGGCTTCCACATCGACGTTGTTGACGATGACCTCTGGCCCACTTCCTTCGGCTTCTCCTCAGATCCCATGACTGGTGATGAGTGTCTTGATACCTTCCAAGAACACGGAGAAGAACAAGTGCACGACTCGGATGATGAGATAGATGACATGAGGCACCGCAAGCAGCTGTTCTACAAGCTGGACAGGGGGTCCAAGGAGTTTGAGGAATATAACTTGCCCTTGCGCCGCAGATGGAAGAGAGATAAACCCAATGCCAAGAATCCATCCGATTGCGAGAAGGTGGAACCTGACAAGCCAGCTCGTTTGAAGGTCCCAAAGCTGAAAGAAGAGCCTGCAGTGCATAAGGATGACATAGTTGAGGTGAAGAGGGACCGAGTGCCAACTTTTAACCAGATGACTGATCCTTACCACCACCCTTTCTGCCTCGACATACATGTCTCCAAGGGGTCAGTGCGTGCTTGCTTCGTTCACCGAGTGACCAGCAGGGTTGTGTCGGTTGCTCACTCCATATCAAAGGACATGAAGTTTGATCTGGGTTCAAGGAAGGGCATCAAGGCATGTGTGGCGGTTGGGGCATTACTTGCGAAGCGTGCAATAGAGGATGATATTCACAATGCAATTTATACTCCTAGAAAAGGGGACAAAATCGAAGGAAAAATTGAGGTTGTGTTGCGTGGAATAATTGAGAATGGAGTCGATGTGAAGGTGAAACTCAAACAAAGGAGGAAGCTAACAAAG AATGCGCCGGTGGTGCAACAGGGTGGTGAGTCTCGGTGA